The DNA window AGCCCCTAGAGAAAGACGGTGGTAAAGTAGTCCTCCAGCTCTTTCTGCTTCTCCGCGCAGACGACGTTCTCTCTCTTCAGGTGAGCGatgacggcctccagggaggcAATTTTGGCGACCgtgtcctcctccctcttctccagCTCGGTGATCTTCAGGTGGAGCCCGGCGATCTTGCTCCAGAGCTGGTCCTTGTCTGTGTTCTGCCGCGAGTACGAGTGCTCGTACAGCAGGCCGTGCTCGCCGTCCGTGACCGGCCTGTCCGAATCGTCCCCGCTCCGCGGTCCTGGGCCGGCGCCGTCCATGGGCGCGGCCTCGGGGGGAGGCTTGTCGCTCACGGGTTCGGGCGAAGCCGACGGGGGGGCCGTTTCGGCGCACAGCGCGGTCGCGGCCCGGCCCCCGTCGGCCCCGCGGCGGAGCTCTCCCGGCGCTCCCACACAGGAGGTCACCAGTATCCTCTCACCCCCCGGCGACCGATTGGCCGTCTCCGTGGTGATGGCAGCTTCACGGGAGGTCACGGTTTCCAGGTCCAGGTCCCTTATGAGCAAGAGGGTGGGAAACGAAGGGTCGGCTGCCTTAGCCGCAGGCTCCGGCTCCTTCTCCGCCGAATCGTCCTTGTCCTGTCCGCACGTATTCCTTTTCAAAACCAGAGCTCTCTTCTTGGGTGGAGCCGATGTCCCAACAGGCTTCACGCCGATGCCGGACTTCCTGCGCGCTGGCTTCAAGTTCTTCTTACAGCGAAGCTTACTAACTTCATCCTATGACAAAAGTGGGAAATTACGTCAATTCCACCTCATGAGGAAAAGCCgcctgcgagccaggcctaatttcCCAATCAGttcctgacctcactaatgctcttccggctgaatggaagcaaatccatgcagcaatgctccaacatctagtataaagctttcccagaagagtggggattgttattgcagcaaagggtggaccaactccatattaatgtctaTAATTTTGAATGAGGCGTTGgatatcaggtgtccacatacttttggccatttaGTGCAAGTTCTGCTACAAGTTTACTCACACAAGAATTATGCTATATAGGGATGGCACacatgccatcccgccaagttatgccttcAGGCGCAAGTTACAAGTTTGGCACTTTTTAGGGATTCCCACAGAAACAACCACAATGATCACAGACCTTCACCccttaaaaaatattcatttctgtaccttctgactacaagtcaacagacagaattcacaaacaacttcacacgtccacacaataaaccCCCAAACTTAAACTtagaatgaccacattctcttcagatggtaagatgaaaaattGGCCAAATAATTGagaaaatattgggtagcactgctttggaatacagcttattcAATTTGTGTGATGCATATGACATGTTTCCCCATTGTACCTGTATGGGGGTATCTTCACCTTCGTATATGAAGGGGAAAATGGTAGGCACAGCGGTGTGCTTTAAGTATCGTATCCCCCATCGTAGATCGAAAGAATCCTCCGTGAAGTGATCGCTACACAGGTACTGATGCCGACTCGGGGTCCACTCCTCGCGTTTCATGTTATCAACCCATTTCTGCAGTCGTGCTTCGTCTCGTAAAGGAAACCTTCAAATAAAGAACAAAGGGCAGTACATTGCATAGTCAATGCAAAGCTCTCACTAATAACACTTAACCActataatcacattttattcCATCTTGCAAACAATTTACAGCTAGTCCACTGTTCACGCTTGCCTGTCTAACAGACCGTAGCAGTGTCATTACCCTGCTGCAAGTAATCTCTTACCAACTGCAAACTAGCAAACGTTGTTTGCATGTTTAACTAGCTAGTAACGTTCACGTAATCATACGGAGCTAGCTGTATGTATCAAGCTGTTATTTACTCGGTATCCAAGGAGTAAAAActcacctagctagctagcaaactgTGTAAAAGTTCAGCATCCATTAACGTTATTGGTTAATGTTGGCAATGATAGCTGATCGTGCAGCTTGTTGGCAGTAGTAGCTATTTCATGTTTCTTTACTGTTAACCTCTTGTTTTGTATAAAATTCCTAGCCAGCATGTTAGCAACAACAGCTAATTCTAGAGAACGTAAAACTTACGGGTAAAAACTAATTTTCTTGTTGTCTTTCGAAGGTATACCACCACGGTTTTTACACAGCTTTACAGCACAGTAACGAGGCATTTCAAACCTGAGGAGGTACACTGTTTTCGGCTAAAGGAATAAAGATATATTCACTTGTTATTAAGCCCGAATACGCTAGAAATCTTAAGCTTTCCTTCATGTTCTATTTCCTAATGATGACGTCGTGGAAGGCGGATGTTGCGTAGCCGCTTTTGGACAGAAACAGTTCCACGTGCCTGACACATCCAAGACCACATGGTACAGAAAGCGACCAATAGTATTGAGATTCGTGGTGTTCTGGCGCTGGAATGCGGGGCCACTCTGGTTGTTATCACTGGCAGTGAAAGACTGGAGTGGTGGTGACGACTGTGGAGTGAGGTAGGTTCACACTTTTGATCAAATAagtttatttttgcaaatgtcTAGCATCAACTGTGTATTTTTAGGTTTCAATGTAATTCAAGTCTTTTTTGACTTGATGTGTTGTCGATGCCCAAGGAACGAACATCACATATTCTGATCTTAGCCAACATGACCTTACTTTCGTTAGCTGTATACTGACCAAGTTACTGCAGCTAGCTGCCAACGAACGGATTTACTTTATTTTGCTCAATAGCTGGcgaattttgttttcaaatacactttaatttaaatattactgaaataataGAGTCAATGGGATCGAGTGTAGTAcgcagctaacgctagctagctagttatctagCTACATAGATACATACCGCCAGTAGACACTTTAGATGCATCGTCAGCATACGCTTTTAATGATCTAACGTTAGCAACGCTGTTGAGTGTCGAGAATGAGCTATAAAGTCATTATTGACACGTTAAATACGCCTTGCTTGCGAGCTATTTATGCAACTGAATGCTACTAACGTTATGccactgcattttatttgcattaaacTGACAGGGAGTTGCAGGGCTGTGTTGATAGGTCAAGCTGTCAgttgattagctagctagttggttACATTGATGCTGGGTTTGACAAccatgctagctagctagttgggtGTTACCTGCAGCGTCTATATCGCACTGAATACATTCGTTTAGCTTGCTTTACTTGGGTAAGGTTTGCTCGCTATCGACCTACTTAATGCGGATGGATGTGTTAATGTGACTTGGCCATTTAAGGAAAACCCAGGAATAGGTAAAGTAGGGCAACACGCTGTCTTTCAAAACGTGAGCCAGTTAACGTTACTTTGTTTCAACATTGTTTCTATTTGCATCATTTTGTATAAGTAAATGTCTTTTGCAAAGTTCATTGCAggcaatacatttaaattattgtaCTTCCTCCCTTCAGAATGATTCTGGGCTTAATTCATAAACCCAAACTAAGCCGAATAAAACTTTTCAGAAAGGATTTGTTAATATCTAACCCTTTatgttactacttttgtgttagtttcaacacattttgtttcaaaatgggaaccttttgtgttacaaatatacaatttttgttttacaaaggTAGACTATTTAAAAGTCTGTTGAAAGtataacaaaatgtattgtCCTTGACTAGCCATGAcggtgtgtttaaaaaatgacgTTTTTATCACATATGTTTTGAGGGTTTGCTGTTCTTGATCTCAGTTTCtcgaaattaaaaatatgattatatAATTTTAAGGAATTTACAAGTCTatgggccagtttcacagacacagattaagcccAGTTGATTGGAGATTCTCCATACAAAACTCAGTTTCGTCAATGACTCAGCTTAATTTGTGCCTGTGAAACCGCCCATATACGTTTTACCTCTGTATGTGTTCCTTGTTACTGGAATACTAATCTGAAACTGTGATCTTGTACTCGTTTAGTTGAGAAGTGCAGCAGTTAACTGACATTTTACTTCACTCTTTCACAGGGCAACCACAAACACGAACATGGCAACTGCACAGTCAGCCTTAACGTTCGCAGTCTGTATCCTGATGATAACCGAACTGATACTTGCCAAAAGGGACTACTATGACATTTTGGGCGTGCCGAAAGACGCGACTGAACGTCAGATTAAGAAGGCCTTTCACAGGTTGGCGATGAAGTACCACCCGGACAGGAACAAGAGCCCTGACGCCGAGGCAAAATTCAGAGAGGTTGCTGAAGGTGAGTTTTCTTTCCACAGATTAACATTCGGGCACTTTCATTTCAGGTCGCACACAACTATGGAATTACTCATGCATTATGTGTCTGCATAGCAGTGGTTAGCAACTCCAGATTTTGCTTTAACTGTAAAAGAATGCGTGTAAAAGCAGAGTACCTTGCCCCACACTGATTAATTACGCTTTGTATATATGTAGGGCGgacattttgtctttaaatgtaatgtatatatattttaaataatactgtttattttgttttctttcagcatATGAGACGTTGTCAGATGAGAAGAGGAGGCGGGAATACGATCAGTTTGGACACAAAGCGTTCCCCGGCGACGGCGCAGGTGCCGGAAACGGCCACCACTTCCACCAGCCGTTCAACTTCAACTTCGACGACATTTTCAAGGACTTTGACAT is part of the Anguilla anguilla isolate fAngAng1 chromosome 7, fAngAng1.pri, whole genome shotgun sequence genome and encodes:
- the LOC118232121 gene encoding THAP domain-containing protein 5-like isoform X1 gives rise to the protein MPRYCAVKLCKNRGGIPSKDNKKISFYPFPLRDEARLQKWVDNMKREEWTPSRHQYLCSDHFTEDSFDLRWGIRYLKHTAVPTIFPFIYEGEDTPIQDEVSKLRCKKNLKPARRKSGIGVKPVGTSAPPKKRALVLKRNTCGQDKDDSAEKEPEPAAKAADPSFPTLLLIRDLDLETVTSREAAITTETANRSPGGERILVTSCVGAPGELRRGADGGRAATALCAETAPPSASPEPVSDKPPPEAAPMDGAGPGPRSGDDSDRPVTDGEHGLLYEHSYSRQNTDKDQLWSKIAGLHLKITELEKREEDTVAKIASLEAVIAHLKRENVVCAEKQKELEDYFTTVFL
- the LOC118232121 gene encoding THAP domain-containing protein 5-like isoform X2 encodes the protein MKREEWTPSRHQYLCSDHFTEDSFDLRWGIRYLKHTAVPTIFPFIYEGEDTPIQDEVSKLRCKKNLKPARRKSGIGVKPVGTSAPPKKRALVLKRNTCGQDKDDSAEKEPEPAAKAADPSFPTLLLIRDLDLETVTSREAAITTETANRSPGGERILVTSCVGAPGELRRGADGGRAATALCAETAPPSASPEPVSDKPPPEAAPMDGAGPGPRSGDDSDRPVTDGEHGLLYEHSYSRQNTDKDQLWSKIAGLHLKITELEKREEDTVAKIASLEAVIAHLKRENVVCAEKQKELEDYFTTVFL
- the LOC118232123 gene encoding dnaJ homolog subfamily B member 9-like, whose translation is MATAQSALTFAVCILMITELILAKRDYYDILGVPKDATERQIKKAFHRLAMKYHPDRNKSPDAEAKFREVAEAYETLSDEKRRREYDQFGHKAFPGDGAGAGNGHHFHQPFNFNFDDIFKDFDIFGQHQQARQKKHFDSAFQAHQEAHSRHKRHFQGSFGGGLFDDMFEDMEKMFTFNSHSARTESRFQGSAKQCRTVTQRRGNMVTTYTDCSNS